One genomic window of Chanos chanos chromosome 13, fChaCha1.1, whole genome shotgun sequence includes the following:
- the LOC115826688 gene encoding nuclear receptor-interacting protein 3-like: MFSGIRADSNRSAMEIREAAALRQQRRIKQAVQFLHKDSADLLPLDGLKKLGTSKEGQPHNILQRRLLEANLSRNRLNNRGVKPSYNSQALSRPLHNDTQEEESDLIRVVCQCLGKEVTVMLNTGCVVNLISSVSVEKLGLKEKVIQTKNETDLGPFQRNLQTVGHIELNLNFGQTKAECTFTVIENDRPCISIGTKTLKSLKCVIDTEKQMLVLGKDTREQIQFTGASHETEG; this comes from the exons ATGTTCTCCGGAATACGAGCAGACAGCAACAGAAGCGCCATGGAAATCAGGGAGGCGGCGGCTCTCCGACAGCAGCGCAGGATAAAACAGGCGGTCCAGTTCCTTCATAAGGACTCGGCTGACCTGCTGCCTCTGGATGGGCTTAAGAAATTGGGAACTTCGAAAGAGGGG CAACCTCATAACATTCTTCAGCGAAGGCTTTTGGAAGCAAACCTATCACGAAATAGGCTGAACAACCGTGGAGTGAAGCCGTCTTACAACAGTCAAGCGCTTAGTCGTCCTCTTCACAACGACACACAAGAGGAGGAGTCTGACCTCATTCGTGTGGTGTGCCAG TGCTTGGGGAAGGAGGTGACGGTCATGCTTAACACAGGCTGTGTGGTGAATCTTATATCCTCAGTTAGTGTGGAAAAGCTTGG CTTAAAGGAAAAGGTTATCCAGACCAAAAATGAGACGGATTTGGGTCCATTTCAACGTAACCTCCAAACTGTTGGACATATTGAACTGAATCTGAATTTTGGCCAAACAAAGGCAGAATGTACATTTACTGTTATAG agaACGACAGGCCTTGTATTTCCATCGGCACAAAGACACTGAAGTCTCTTAAA tgtgtgatcgacactgaaaaacaaatgctgGTTCTGGGAAAAGACACCAGGGAGCAAATCCAGTTCACTGGAGCTAGCCATGAGACAGAAGGTTAG
- the LOC115826689 gene encoding SIN3-HDAC complex-associated factor-like: MFGFHKSKIYRSHEGCCICKTKSSSSRFTDSSRYEDTFRLCFGLMEDRVGDICNACVLLVKRWKKLPHGSKKNWRHVVDARAGPGFKLSKPKKPKSTDGKKKSKLKKLHKLKRQNSDAHSTTSSMSPAQSPSYNILSDDSSDTESKRRRSTPSVFSFLDLSYWKRQKVCCGIVYKGRFGEVMIDPRLFKPCCSSKKQETFTPMLETHIGDMHHPIRHHPDVPSPELEEEQTQSL, from the exons ATGTTTGGTTTTCACAAATCGAAGATCTACCGCAGCCACGAGGGTTGTTGTATTTGCAAGACGAAGTCATCCAGTTCGCGGTTCACGGACAGCAGTAGATACGAGGATACGTTTCGACTTTGTTTTGG TTTAATGGAAGACCGAGTTGGCGACATCTGCAATGCTTGTGTTTTACTGGTCAAGAGATGGAAAAAACTACCTCATGGTTCCAAGAAGAATTGGAGACAT GTTGTGGATGCGAGAGCAGGACCTGGATTTAAACTCAGCAAACCGAAAAAGCCAAAAAGCACTGACggcaaaaagaaaagcaaactgaAGAAGCTCCACAAACTCaaaagacaaa ATTCTGATGCTCACAGTACAACATCCAGCATGTCTCCAGCCCAGTCACCAAGCTACAACATCCTGTCTGATGACAGTTCAGACACTGAGTCCAAGCGGAGGCGTTCCACTCCATCAGTCTTCTCCTTTCTGGATCTCTCTTATTGGAAGAG ACAGAAGGTGTGCTGTGGGATTGTCTACAAAGGTCGTTTTGGAGAGGTGATGATTGACCCGAGACTCTTCAAACCCTGCTGTAGCTCCAAGAAGCAGGAGACCTTCACACCGATGCTGGAGACACACATCGGCGACATGCATCATCCCATTAGACACCATCCTGATGTACCCTCCCCTGAGCTGGAAGAGGAACAAACACAAAGCTTATGA
- the znf143b gene encoding zinc finger protein 143: protein MLLAQVNRDSQGMEFQGTDGDGQQVTLCLAEAVTVGDNDHLENMDTVSLQAVTLVDGSTAYIQHSPKVSLSDSKIMEGQVIQLEDGSAAYVQHLSVPKGGGESLHLEDGQAVQLEDGTTAFIHAPKETYDQGGLQAVQLEDGTTAYIQHTVHMPQSNTILAIQADGTVADLQAEGSIDSETISVLEQYSAKVEGTDCGTGLLGREDSDGGVHMQIVLQSQESRSSRVQHVGEKSFRCEHPGCGKLYTTAHHLKVHERSHTGDKPYVCEHLGCGKKFATGYGLKSHIRTHTGEKPYRCQEMNCHKSFKTSGDLQKHTRTHTGEKPFKCPFEGCGRSFTTSNIRKVHIRTHTGERPYYCSEPCCGRAFASATNYKNHMRIHTGEKPYVCTVPGCDKRFTEYSSLYKHHVVHTPCKPYNCNHCGKTYKQISTLAMHKRTAHNDTEPIEEEQEAYFEPPTEAVDDPGMTFTPAVVEEDSGSEQVSAGSAEILSPQHVALISQDGTQQVSLSQADMQAMGGTITMVTQEGTTITIPTHEAMLASGGTHSVTMVTADGTEGQVAIVTPDLSAFQTEEDELTQGHNTASAHPVTLLATSNGTHIAVQLSDQPSLEEAIRIASRIQQGESPGMDD from the exons ATGCTCTTGGCTCAGGTGAACCGGGATAGCCAGGGTATGGAGTTCCAAGGCACGGATGGAGACGGACAGCAGGTCACCCTGTGTCTGGCTGAGGCAGTCACAGTAGGAG ATAACGACCACCTCGAGAATATGGACACAGTGAGTCTGCAGGCTGTTACCCTGGTTGATGGCTCAACAGCATATATACAGCACAGCCCCAAAG tttctctttcagATAGTAAGATAATGGAGGGACAGGTCATCCAGTTGGAGGATGGATCTGCAGCATATGTCCAGCACTTATCAGTGCCAAAAGGAG GTGGAGAAAGTCTGCATTTGGAGGATGGCCAAGCTGTACAGCTGGAGGATGGAACAACGGCTTTTATTCACGCCCCCAAAG AGACGTACGATCAGGGTGGGCTACAAGCAGTGCAGTTGGAAGACGGCACGACTGCCTACATCCAGCACACCGTACACATGCCTCAGTCCAACACCATCCTGGCGATTCAGGCCGACGGCACGGTGGCAGACCTGCAGGCAGAGGGCTCTATCGACTCCGAGACCATTAGCGTCCTAGAGCAATACTCAGCCAAG GTGGAGGGGACTGACTGTGGTACAGGTCTCTTGGGCAGGGAGGACAGTGATGGCGGCGTGCACATGCAG ATTGTCCTGCAGAGTCAGGAGAGCAGGTCGTCCAGGGTGCAACACGTCGGCGAAAAATCCTTCCGCTGTGAACACCCGGGCTGTGGTAAACtctacaccacagcacaccacCTCAAG GTACATGAGAGATCTCATACAGGGGACAAACCTTACGTATGTGAGCATTTGGGCTGCGGCAAGAAGTTTGCCACAG GATATGGCCTGAAAAGTCACATCCGAacacacactggggaaaaaCCATATCGCTGTCAGGAGATGAACTGCCATAAGTCTTTTAAGACCTCAGGGGatctccagaaacacacacggacacacacag GAGAAAAGCCTTTCAAATGTCCTTTCGAAGGCTGCGGTCGATCTTTCACCACGTCCAACATTCGAAAGGTCCACATCCGAACGCACACGGGCGAGAGGCCGTACTACTGCTCCGAGCCGTGCTGCGGAAGGGCTTTCGCCAGCGCCACCAACTACAAAAACCACATGAGGATCCACACAG GAGAGAAGCCCTATGTGTGCACAGTGCCTGGATGCGACAAACGTTTCACAGAGTACTCCAGTCTTTACAAGCACCATGTGGTTCACACACCCTGCAAACCCTACAACTGTAACCACTGTGGGAAGACCTACAAGCAGATCTCCACGCTGGCCATGCACAAACGCACGGCACACAACGACACGGAGCCCAtcgaggaggagcaggaggctTATTTTGAACCTCCTACAG AGGCTGTTGATGACCCCGGGATGACCTTTACCCCTGCAGTGGTAGAGGAGGACTCCGGGTCAGAGCAGGTTTCTGCTGGATCCGCAGAAATCTTGAGTCCGCAACATGTGGCTCTCATATCTCAGGATGGGACACAGCAg gttaGTCTGTCACAGGCAGATATGCAGGCTATGGGAGGAACAATAACCATGGTAACGCAAGAGGGAACTACCATAACTATCCCGACTCATGAAGCAATGCTTGCCTCAGGAGGGACTCACTCCGTCACCATGGTTACAGCTGATGGCACAGAGGGGCAG GTAGCCATTGTCACCCCAGACCTGTCCGCATTTCAGACGGAGGAAGATGAGCTCACACAGGGCCATAACACAGCCAGCGCACACCCAGTCACACTCCTGGCCACTTCCAACGGCACACACATTGCtgtgcag